A genomic region of Cannabis sativa cultivar Pink pepper isolate KNU-18-1 chromosome 1, ASM2916894v1, whole genome shotgun sequence contains the following coding sequences:
- the LOC115705427 gene encoding uncharacterized protein LOC115705427 isoform X2 has protein sequence MGRKKNKPQRSVGIVLNSNETDEQTELGRKRSLKSGEAKKNDVEEPYFVEVDRSSWISNAHLDISEVVLMNLNFREGFSGHELSADFLRDEKYLLRFQLCNVNKCVDRIKLGHWPVLPSTDIFLELIEKPAMEEEMGTCSVILSGTFDGSDEGITGLVHLTSLKFMTLRPIMEVGLSKDTASLRMRVEMLGSAFDACESLLDNTREIWKKSMMNAMAWLRPEVVTSEARYGARKCAEMDFDVHTEIAEENSNPKKSGRFDVAGFYEAIKPPKTDAMLEEDLPGLLPELRPYQRRAAYWMVQREKGGLQSKLRNGESQYVSPLCMPVGFLNTHSKMFYNPFSGNVSLQPESPSAYVCGGILADEMGLGKTVELLACIFAHRSGASEDSLLLDTELQATRCLRRLKKERVECVCGAVSENWRYKGIWVQCDVCDAWQHGDCVGYSCRGKNVKSRGVSDGQGNQERSSADKRKKNATTIVERDGEYTCPSCSELIQATDSPVASGATLIVCPAPILPQWHAEIIRHTCPGSLKTYIYEGVRDTSLSNKSIFDINELVSADIVLTTYDTLKEDLSHDSDRHEGDRRIMRFQKRYPVIPTYLTRIFWWRVCLDEAQMVESNATSATEMALRLPAKYRWCITGTPIQRKLDDLYGLLRFLKASPFDVSRWWTEVMRDPYQRRDAGAIEFTHQFFKQIMWRSSKAHVADELQLPPQEEYTSWLTFSPIEEHFYQRQHETCAIVAQEVIASLKDEILKRNVSASDGSSDPFITHAEAGKLLNTLLKLRQACCHPQVGSSGLRSLHQSPMTMEEILMVLINKTKVEGEEALRRLVLALNGLAGIAVIEEKSTEAVSLYKESLALAEEYSEDFRLDPLLNIHILHNLAEILPLEAKCLEQCSLNGENLPVSPGRVVFKRQNNEKCEQLVFKRRKVRRKDNSAIDAGNPQDITSDIKENGVNANLEGDNVPRTSCSSTGDEPLRTSCENMKQKYLSAFSARLYSAQEEFKKSFKQVCSGISERKNQRTDWWMEALIDAEQNKDFSFELIRKIEEAISGTLNNSRSSKMPSGFRSISGLKYHIQSGLDLLESSRKVLLDQLLEIDQTMENPREEDIERVRYCQNCQINGDGPSCVMCELDELFQRYEARLFRLNKAHGGIISSAEEAVDLQKKNSALNRFYWNLSQQNKTLKSASNDYEESRKRDVREKVVVSKSPSELEVVLGVIKSYCKTHLGRDGLSAASKHLHILEGMRKEYAHARALAISQAQVLQAHDEIKMATTRLQLQVDEDDKSLNALTKEELPSASVQYSSDKFMALHLLSCIKGKLRYLKGLVQAKQKFPLESPNSSSLTEEAAAASSSANTEQKSESILKVDESCPVCQETLSTKKMVFQCGHVTCCK, from the exons ATGGGCAGAAAGAAGAACAAGCCGCAACGTTCTGTTGGGATAGTTTTGAATAGTAATGAGACTGATGAGCAGACGGAATTGGGAAGAAAGAGATCTTTAAAGTCTGGGGAGGCAAAAAAGAATGATGTTGAAGAGCCTTATTTCGTTGAAGTTGATCGGTCTAGTTGGATTTCGAACGCCCACCTTGATATTTCCGAAGTTGTTTTGATGAATTTGAATTTTAGAGAAGGGTTTTCTGGTCATGAATTGAGTGCAGATTTTCTTAGGGATGAGAAGTATTTGTTAAGGTTTCAATTGTGCAATGTAAACAAGTGTGTTGATCGAATAAAGTTAGGCCATTGGCCTGTTCTACCCTCAACAGATATATTTCTTGAGTTAATTGAGAAACCTGCCATGGAGGAAGAGATGGGAACTTGCTCAGTGATTTTATCAGGGACTTTTGATGGGTCTGATGAGGGTATAACTGGTCTTGTTCATTTGACAAGCTTGAAGTTTATGACATTGAGACCAATTATGGAGGTTGGGCTGTCAAAGGATACTGCATCGCTCAGGATGAGAGTGGAGATGCTTGGGAGTGCTTTTGATGCTTGTGAGTCACTTCTTGATAATACAAGGGAGATATGGAAGAAGAGTATGATGAATGCCATGGCTTGGTTGCGTCCGGAAGTGGTTACTTCGGAGGCTCGATACGGTGCCAGAAAATGTGCAGAAATGGACTTTGATGTGCATACAGAGATAGCAGAAGAAAATTCCAACCCTAAGAAAAGTGGAAGGTTTGATGTTGCTGGGTTTTATGAAGCCATTAAGCCTCCAAA AACAGATGCAATGCTTGAGGAAGACTTGCCTGGTTTACTTCCTGAGTTGAGGCCGTATCAACGCCGGGCTGCTTACTGGATGGTGCAACGAGAGAAAGGAGGTTTACAAAGTAAGCTGAGAAATGGAGAAAGCCAGTATGTTTCCCCTCTATGTATGCCTGTGGGATTTCTCAACACTCATTCAAAAATGTTTTACAACCCATTCAG TGGAAACGTGTCGTTGCAGCCTGAATCACCTTCAGCATACGTTTGTGGTGGTATTCTTGCTG ATGAGATGGGTTTGGGGAAAACTGTTGAATTGCTGGCTTGCATCTTTGCTCATCGCAGTGGAGCATCTGAAGACAGCCTCTTACTTGATACTGAATTGCAAGCTACCAGGTGTCTTAGAAGATTGAAGAAGGAGCGTGTGGAGTGTGTATGTGGAGCTGTAAGTGAAAATTGGAGATATAAAGGAATATGGGTACAGTGTGATGTATGTGATGCATGGCAACATGGAGACTGCGTTGGTTATTCGTGTAgaggtaaaaatgtaaaatccAGAGGAGTTTCTGATGGACAAGGAAATCAAGAGAGATCGTCTGCTGACAAGAGAAAGAAGAAtgcaaccacaatagttgaaaGAGACGGGGAGTATACATGTCCTTCTTGTTCAGAACTGATACAAGCTACTGACTCTCCTGTAGCTAGTGGTGCCACTCTTATAGTGTGCCCTGCTCCTATATTGCCCCAATGGCATGCTGAAATCATACG CCATACCTGCCCAGGTTCCTTAAAAACTTATATCTACGAAGGAGTAAGGGACACATCGCTGTCAAATAAATCTATATTTGACATCAATGAACTTGTCAGTGCTGATATTGTCTTAACAACCTATGACACACTTAAGGAGGACCTGTCACATGATTCAGATAGGCATGAAGGGGATAGGCGCATCATGAGATTTCAAAAAAG GTACCCAGTTATTCCTACTTATTTGACAAGGATATTCTGGTGGCGGGTTTGTTTGGATGAGGCGCAAATGGTGGAGAGTAATGCGACTTCCGCTACAGAAATGGCATTACGCTTACCTGCTAAGTACCGCTGGTGCATAACAGGGACTCCCATACAACGCAAACTTGATGACCTATATGGGCTTCTTCGGTTTCTTAAGGCTAGTCCTTTTGATGTTTCTAGATGGTGGACTGAAGTTATGCGAGATCCATATCAG AGGAGAGATGCTGGGGCCATTGAATTTACTCACCAATTCTTCAAACAAATAATGTGGCGTTCATCAAAAGCACACGTAGCAGATGAGTTGCAACTTCCTCCTCAGGAGGAATACACCTCTTGGCTCACTTTCTCGCCAATTGAAGAACACTTTTACCAGAGGCAACATGAGACTTGTGCAATTGTTGCTCAGGAAGTTATTGCAAGTTTGAAAGATGAAATTCTCAAAAGAAATGTCTCag CATCTGATGGTTCATCTGATCCTTTCATCACCCATGCGGAGGCTGGAAAGCTTCTGAACACACTCCTGAAGCTACGTCAAGCTTGCTGCCATCCTCAAGTGGGAAGTTCTGGGCTTCGCTCTTTGCACCAGTCTCCCATGACTATGGAGGAAATATTAATG GTTCTCATAAATAAAACCAAAGTAGAAGGAGAAGAAGCTCTTAGGAGATTAGTTCTTGCATTAAATGGGCTTGCAGGAATAGCTGTAATTGAGGAAAAGTCTACTGAAGCTGTATCACTATACAAGGAATCCTTGGCTTTAGCTGAGGAGTACTCAGAAGATTTTCGCTTGGACCCTTTGTTGAATATTCACATTCTTCATAATCTTGCTGAGATACTCCCACTGGAAGCAAAGTGCTTGGAACAGTGTTCCCTGAATGGGGAGAATCTACCGGTAAGCCCTGGCAGGGTGGTCTTCAAGAGACAGAACAATGAAAAGTGTGAGCAGCTTGTTTTTAAGAGGCGGAAAGTTCGTAGGAAAGACAACTCAGCAATTGATGCTGGCAACCCACAGGATATTACTTCTGACATTAAAGAAAATGGCGTAAATGCCAACCTAGAAGGTGATAATGTACCTCGCACATCATGCAGTTCCACTGGTGATGAACCTTTGAGAACTTCCTGCGAGAATATGAAACAGAAATACTTATCTGCTTTTAGTGCAAGGCTTTACAGTGCTCAAGAAGAATTTAAAAAGTCATTTAAGCAG GTTTGTtctggaattagtgaaagaaaaAATCAACGCACAGATTGGTGGATGGAAGCCCTTATTGATGCCGAGCAGAACAAAGatttttcatttgaattaatCAGAAAGATTGAAGAAGCCATATCAGGAACTCTAAACAATTCAAGATCATCGAAGATGCCATCTGG TTTCCGATCGATAAGTGGCCTTAAGTATCATATTCAGAGTGGTTTGGACCTGCTGGAATCCTCTAGGAAAGTTCTACTTGATCAACTTTTGGAAATTGATCAGACTATGGAGAATCCAAGGGAGGAGGATATTGAACGTGTAAGATATTGTCAAAACTGCCAAATTAATGGCGATGGACCTTCATGTGTTATGTGTGAACTAGACGAATTGTTTCAG CGTTATGAAGCAAGACTTTTTCGTCTCAATAAAGCACATGGTGGGATAATTTCGTCTGCTGAAGAGGCTGTAGATCTGCAGAAAAAGAACTCTGCTCTCAATCGATTCTATTGGAACTTGTCACAgcaaaataaaactttaaaatcAGCTTCCAATGATTATGAAGAATCAAGAAAAAGAGATGTTCGAGAAAAAGTGGTG GTTTCAAAATCTCCGTCTGAATTGGAGGTTGTTCTTGGAGTTATAAAGAGTTATTGCAAGACTCACTTGGGAAGAGATGGTTTGTCAGCAGCAAGTAAACACCTACACATTCTTGAG GGCATGAGAAAGGAGTACGCTCATGCAAGGGCTTTGGCAATTTCTCAAGCACAAGTTCTGCAAGCTCACGATGAGATCAAGATGGCTACTACAAGGTTGCAGTTACAAGTGGATGAAGATGATAAATCCTTGAATGCCTTAACTAAAGAAGAGTTACCTTCGGCTAGCGTGCAGTACTCTAGTGACAAGTTCATGGCCTTGCACTTGTTATCGTGTATTAAAGGGAAACTTCGTTATTTAAAG GGTTTAGTGCAAGCTAAACAGAAATTTCCATTAGAAAGTCCAAACAGCTCCTCGCTAACTGAAGAGGCAGCAGCAGCTTCTTCATCAGCTAACACTGAACAGAAAAGTGAAAGCATACTTAAAGTTGATGAATCATGCCCAGTTTGTCAAGAGACTTTGAGCACTAAAAAGATGGTTTTCCAATGTGGGCATGTTACATGCTGTAAAT AG
- the LOC115705427 gene encoding uncharacterized protein LOC115705427 isoform X1, translating into MGRKKNKPQRSVGIVLNSNETDEQTELGRKRSLKSGEAKKNDVEEPYFVEVDRSSWISNAHLDISEVVLMNLNFREGFSGHELSADFLRDEKYLLRFQLCNVNKCVDRIKLGHWPVLPSTDIFLELIEKPAMEEEMGTCSVILSGTFDGSDEGITGLVHLTSLKFMTLRPIMEVGLSKDTASLRMRVEMLGSAFDACESLLDNTREIWKKSMMNAMAWLRPEVVTSEARYGARKCAEMDFDVHTEIAEENSNPKKSGRFDVAGFYEAIKPPKTDAMLEEDLPGLLPELRPYQRRAAYWMVQREKGGLQSKLRNGESQYVSPLCMPVGFLNTHSKMFYNPFSGNVSLQPESPSAYVCGGILADEMGLGKTVELLACIFAHRSGASEDSLLLDTELQATRCLRRLKKERVECVCGAVSENWRYKGIWVQCDVCDAWQHGDCVGYSCRGKNVKSRGVSDGQGNQERSSADKRKKNATTIVERDGEYTCPSCSELIQATDSPVASGATLIVCPAPILPQWHAEIIRHTCPGSLKTYIYEGVRDTSLSNKSIFDINELVSADIVLTTYDTLKEDLSHDSDRHEGDRRIMRFQKRYPVIPTYLTRIFWWRVCLDEAQMVESNATSATEMALRLPAKYRWCITGTPIQRKLDDLYGLLRFLKASPFDVSRWWTEVMRDPYQRRDAGAIEFTHQFFKQIMWRSSKAHVADELQLPPQEEYTSWLTFSPIEEHFYQRQHETCAIVAQEVIASLKDEILKRNVSASDGSSDPFITHAEAGKLLNTLLKLRQACCHPQVGSSGLRSLHQSPMTMEEILMVLINKTKVEGEEALRRLVLALNGLAGIAVIEEKSTEAVSLYKESLALAEEYSEDFRLDPLLNIHILHNLAEILPLEAKCLEQCSLNGENLPVSPGRVVFKRQNNEKCEQLVFKRRKVRRKDNSAIDAGNPQDITSDIKENGVNANLEGDNVPRTSCSSTGDEPLRTSCENMKQKYLSAFSARLYSAQEEFKKSFKQVCSGISERKNQRTDWWMEALIDAEQNKDFSFELIRKIEEAISGTLNNSRSSKMPSGFRSISGLKYHIQSGLDLLESSRKVLLDQLLEIDQTMENPREEDIERVRYCQNCQINGDGPSCVMCELDELFQRYEARLFRLNKAHGGIISSAEEAVDLQKKNSALNRFYWNLSQQNKTLKSASNDYEESRKRDVREKVVVSKSPSELEVVLGVIKSYCKTHLGRDGLSAASKHLHILEGMRKEYAHARALAISQAQVLQAHDEIKMATTRLQLQVDEDDKSLNALTKEELPSASVQYSSDKFMALHLLSCIKGKLRYLKGLVQAKQKFPLESPNSSSLTEEAAAASSSANTEQKSESILKVDESCPVCQETLSTKKMVFQCGHVTCCKCLFAMTEQRILRDNKVHDKWVKCPTCREHTDVGNIAYVDDSQSDSSNSSMIDTIEGLESSAAAIVVQGSYGTKIEAVTRRILWIKSKDPRAKVLVFSSWHDVLDVIEHAFTANSITYIRMKGGRKSHVAISEFRGQKSSPKGKKKKPSQKPEEQSVQVLLLLIQHGANGLNLLEAQHVVLVEPLLNPAAEAQAISRVHRIGQEKRTLVHRFIVKDTVEESIYKLNRSKNTTLTSFISGKTKNQDQTFLTLKDIESLFSAAPSTVPAPENEDEMTDNLRHLPPSTAAAIAAERRLNKHTLSS; encoded by the exons ATGGGCAGAAAGAAGAACAAGCCGCAACGTTCTGTTGGGATAGTTTTGAATAGTAATGAGACTGATGAGCAGACGGAATTGGGAAGAAAGAGATCTTTAAAGTCTGGGGAGGCAAAAAAGAATGATGTTGAAGAGCCTTATTTCGTTGAAGTTGATCGGTCTAGTTGGATTTCGAACGCCCACCTTGATATTTCCGAAGTTGTTTTGATGAATTTGAATTTTAGAGAAGGGTTTTCTGGTCATGAATTGAGTGCAGATTTTCTTAGGGATGAGAAGTATTTGTTAAGGTTTCAATTGTGCAATGTAAACAAGTGTGTTGATCGAATAAAGTTAGGCCATTGGCCTGTTCTACCCTCAACAGATATATTTCTTGAGTTAATTGAGAAACCTGCCATGGAGGAAGAGATGGGAACTTGCTCAGTGATTTTATCAGGGACTTTTGATGGGTCTGATGAGGGTATAACTGGTCTTGTTCATTTGACAAGCTTGAAGTTTATGACATTGAGACCAATTATGGAGGTTGGGCTGTCAAAGGATACTGCATCGCTCAGGATGAGAGTGGAGATGCTTGGGAGTGCTTTTGATGCTTGTGAGTCACTTCTTGATAATACAAGGGAGATATGGAAGAAGAGTATGATGAATGCCATGGCTTGGTTGCGTCCGGAAGTGGTTACTTCGGAGGCTCGATACGGTGCCAGAAAATGTGCAGAAATGGACTTTGATGTGCATACAGAGATAGCAGAAGAAAATTCCAACCCTAAGAAAAGTGGAAGGTTTGATGTTGCTGGGTTTTATGAAGCCATTAAGCCTCCAAA AACAGATGCAATGCTTGAGGAAGACTTGCCTGGTTTACTTCCTGAGTTGAGGCCGTATCAACGCCGGGCTGCTTACTGGATGGTGCAACGAGAGAAAGGAGGTTTACAAAGTAAGCTGAGAAATGGAGAAAGCCAGTATGTTTCCCCTCTATGTATGCCTGTGGGATTTCTCAACACTCATTCAAAAATGTTTTACAACCCATTCAG TGGAAACGTGTCGTTGCAGCCTGAATCACCTTCAGCATACGTTTGTGGTGGTATTCTTGCTG ATGAGATGGGTTTGGGGAAAACTGTTGAATTGCTGGCTTGCATCTTTGCTCATCGCAGTGGAGCATCTGAAGACAGCCTCTTACTTGATACTGAATTGCAAGCTACCAGGTGTCTTAGAAGATTGAAGAAGGAGCGTGTGGAGTGTGTATGTGGAGCTGTAAGTGAAAATTGGAGATATAAAGGAATATGGGTACAGTGTGATGTATGTGATGCATGGCAACATGGAGACTGCGTTGGTTATTCGTGTAgaggtaaaaatgtaaaatccAGAGGAGTTTCTGATGGACAAGGAAATCAAGAGAGATCGTCTGCTGACAAGAGAAAGAAGAAtgcaaccacaatagttgaaaGAGACGGGGAGTATACATGTCCTTCTTGTTCAGAACTGATACAAGCTACTGACTCTCCTGTAGCTAGTGGTGCCACTCTTATAGTGTGCCCTGCTCCTATATTGCCCCAATGGCATGCTGAAATCATACG CCATACCTGCCCAGGTTCCTTAAAAACTTATATCTACGAAGGAGTAAGGGACACATCGCTGTCAAATAAATCTATATTTGACATCAATGAACTTGTCAGTGCTGATATTGTCTTAACAACCTATGACACACTTAAGGAGGACCTGTCACATGATTCAGATAGGCATGAAGGGGATAGGCGCATCATGAGATTTCAAAAAAG GTACCCAGTTATTCCTACTTATTTGACAAGGATATTCTGGTGGCGGGTTTGTTTGGATGAGGCGCAAATGGTGGAGAGTAATGCGACTTCCGCTACAGAAATGGCATTACGCTTACCTGCTAAGTACCGCTGGTGCATAACAGGGACTCCCATACAACGCAAACTTGATGACCTATATGGGCTTCTTCGGTTTCTTAAGGCTAGTCCTTTTGATGTTTCTAGATGGTGGACTGAAGTTATGCGAGATCCATATCAG AGGAGAGATGCTGGGGCCATTGAATTTACTCACCAATTCTTCAAACAAATAATGTGGCGTTCATCAAAAGCACACGTAGCAGATGAGTTGCAACTTCCTCCTCAGGAGGAATACACCTCTTGGCTCACTTTCTCGCCAATTGAAGAACACTTTTACCAGAGGCAACATGAGACTTGTGCAATTGTTGCTCAGGAAGTTATTGCAAGTTTGAAAGATGAAATTCTCAAAAGAAATGTCTCag CATCTGATGGTTCATCTGATCCTTTCATCACCCATGCGGAGGCTGGAAAGCTTCTGAACACACTCCTGAAGCTACGTCAAGCTTGCTGCCATCCTCAAGTGGGAAGTTCTGGGCTTCGCTCTTTGCACCAGTCTCCCATGACTATGGAGGAAATATTAATG GTTCTCATAAATAAAACCAAAGTAGAAGGAGAAGAAGCTCTTAGGAGATTAGTTCTTGCATTAAATGGGCTTGCAGGAATAGCTGTAATTGAGGAAAAGTCTACTGAAGCTGTATCACTATACAAGGAATCCTTGGCTTTAGCTGAGGAGTACTCAGAAGATTTTCGCTTGGACCCTTTGTTGAATATTCACATTCTTCATAATCTTGCTGAGATACTCCCACTGGAAGCAAAGTGCTTGGAACAGTGTTCCCTGAATGGGGAGAATCTACCGGTAAGCCCTGGCAGGGTGGTCTTCAAGAGACAGAACAATGAAAAGTGTGAGCAGCTTGTTTTTAAGAGGCGGAAAGTTCGTAGGAAAGACAACTCAGCAATTGATGCTGGCAACCCACAGGATATTACTTCTGACATTAAAGAAAATGGCGTAAATGCCAACCTAGAAGGTGATAATGTACCTCGCACATCATGCAGTTCCACTGGTGATGAACCTTTGAGAACTTCCTGCGAGAATATGAAACAGAAATACTTATCTGCTTTTAGTGCAAGGCTTTACAGTGCTCAAGAAGAATTTAAAAAGTCATTTAAGCAG GTTTGTtctggaattagtgaaagaaaaAATCAACGCACAGATTGGTGGATGGAAGCCCTTATTGATGCCGAGCAGAACAAAGatttttcatttgaattaatCAGAAAGATTGAAGAAGCCATATCAGGAACTCTAAACAATTCAAGATCATCGAAGATGCCATCTGG TTTCCGATCGATAAGTGGCCTTAAGTATCATATTCAGAGTGGTTTGGACCTGCTGGAATCCTCTAGGAAAGTTCTACTTGATCAACTTTTGGAAATTGATCAGACTATGGAGAATCCAAGGGAGGAGGATATTGAACGTGTAAGATATTGTCAAAACTGCCAAATTAATGGCGATGGACCTTCATGTGTTATGTGTGAACTAGACGAATTGTTTCAG CGTTATGAAGCAAGACTTTTTCGTCTCAATAAAGCACATGGTGGGATAATTTCGTCTGCTGAAGAGGCTGTAGATCTGCAGAAAAAGAACTCTGCTCTCAATCGATTCTATTGGAACTTGTCACAgcaaaataaaactttaaaatcAGCTTCCAATGATTATGAAGAATCAAGAAAAAGAGATGTTCGAGAAAAAGTGGTG GTTTCAAAATCTCCGTCTGAATTGGAGGTTGTTCTTGGAGTTATAAAGAGTTATTGCAAGACTCACTTGGGAAGAGATGGTTTGTCAGCAGCAAGTAAACACCTACACATTCTTGAG GGCATGAGAAAGGAGTACGCTCATGCAAGGGCTTTGGCAATTTCTCAAGCACAAGTTCTGCAAGCTCACGATGAGATCAAGATGGCTACTACAAGGTTGCAGTTACAAGTGGATGAAGATGATAAATCCTTGAATGCCTTAACTAAAGAAGAGTTACCTTCGGCTAGCGTGCAGTACTCTAGTGACAAGTTCATGGCCTTGCACTTGTTATCGTGTATTAAAGGGAAACTTCGTTATTTAAAG GGTTTAGTGCAAGCTAAACAGAAATTTCCATTAGAAAGTCCAAACAGCTCCTCGCTAACTGAAGAGGCAGCAGCAGCTTCTTCATCAGCTAACACTGAACAGAAAAGTGAAAGCATACTTAAAGTTGATGAATCATGCCCAGTTTGTCAAGAGACTTTGAGCACTAAAAAGATGGTTTTCCAATGTGGGCATGTTACATGCTGTAAAT GTTTATTTGCAATGACTGAACAGAGAATACTTCGAGATAACAAGGTTCACGATAAGTGGGTAAAGTGCCCTACTTGTCGAGAGCATACCGATGTCGGGAATATTGCTTATGTTGATGATAGTCAAAGTGATTCTAGTAATTCTTCTATGATTGATACAATTGAAGGTCTTGAAAGTAGTGCAGCAGCCATCGTGGTTCAAGGTTCATATGGAACTAAG ATTGAAGCAGTGACAAGAAGAATATTGTGGATCAAGTCTAAAGATCCAAGAGCAAAAGTCCTTGTTTTTTCAAGTTGGCATGATGTCCTTGACGTAATAGAACATGCATTTACCGCTAATTCTATCACCTATATTCGGATGAAAGGAGGCAG GAAATCACATGTTGCAATCAGTGAATTTAGAGGACAAAAAAGCAGCCCAAAAGGGAAGAAAAAGAAGCCTTCACAAAAACCAGAAGAGCAGTCTGTCCAAGTGTTATTGCTGTTAATTCAACATGGAGCCAATGGCCTCAATCTTTTAGAAGCACAGCATGTTGTTCTTGTTGAGCCTCTACTCAATCCAGCAGCAGAAGCACAAGCAATCAGTCGGGTACACCGAATTGGGCAAGAAAAGAGGACACTAGTTCACCGTTTCATT GTGAAagacacagttgaagagagtaTATATAAACTCAACCGAAGCAAGAACACAACATTGACATCGTTCATTAGTGGGAAGACAAAGAACCAAGATCAGACCTTTTTGACACTAAAAGACATTGAATCCCTTTTCTCAGCTGCACCGTCCACAGTTCCAGCACCGGAAAATGAAGATGAGATGACCGATAATTTAAGACATTTGCCACCTTCTACGGCAGCCGCTATAGCGGCTGAGAGGAGACTGAACAAGCATACATTGTCATCATAA
- the LOC115705994 gene encoding uncharacterized aarF domain-containing protein kinase At5g05200, chloroplastic, translated as MAVVSALRGGGGRLPLLQHGHRQMGSWIPLRSKKQLNFRSNSRNFTFFARYSQAQDVFSSRFQDSIENLPKLVEDIVQTSINTGPRGALRMAQGIQAVLGVGGEWLADISKSANSSTGLPTEIQLGLLSPLYLRKLFERMGATYIKLGQFIASAPTLFPPEYVQEFQNCFDRAPSVPFDEIKKILSEELGRPIESVYEYVDPIPIASASIAQVHGAKLRGSREDVVIKVLKPGIEDILVADLNFVYVVARLLEFVNPELSRTSLAGIVQDIRQSMLEEVDFQKEAANIESFRRYLEAMGLTQQATAPKVYYQCSTRRVLTMQRLYGVPLTDLDTISSLVTSPETSLITALNVWFGSLLACESFHADVHAGNLWLLRDGRIGFLDFGIVGRIAPKTWAAMEVFLSSIATEEYESMASALIEMGATNTDVDSKAFARDLEKIFSSMKDLDTEVVVATARGTTTGATAVSANVIVDERQMNALFLDVVRVSESYGLKFPREFALLLKQLLYFDRYTRLLAPNLNMLQDQRISIASNRRTNYRDNFR; from the exons ATGGCGGTTGTATCAGCACTAAGAGGAGGTGGAGGTCGTTTGCCTCTGCTCCAACATGGTCATCGTCAAATGGGCAGTTGGATTCCCTTAAGATCGAAGAAACAGCTCAACTTTCGCTCCAACTCAAGGAATTTCACTTTTTTCGCTCGCTATTCACAAGCTCAGGATGTTTTCTCCTCACGCTTCCAAG atAGTATAGAGAACCTGCCTAAACTGGTTGAGGATATAGTCCAAACATCAATAAACACAGGTCCAAGGGGTGCCCTGAGGATGGCACAAGGAATTCAAGCTGTTTTAGGGGTCGGCGGAGAGTGGCTGGCAGACATTTCAAAG TCAGCAAATTCCTCCACTGGGTTGCCAACTGAAATTCAGCTTGGATTGCTTTCACCCTTGTATCTGAGGAAATTATTCGAACGCATGGGAGCAACCTATATCAAGTTAGGTCAG TTTATTGCTTCTGCCCCCACATTATTCCCTCCAGAATATGTTCAGGAATTCCAGAATTGCTTTGATAGAGCTCCTTCAGTTCCCTTTGATGAGATCAAAAAAATACTAAGTGAGGAATTAGGGAGACCAATAGAGAGTGTTTATGAGTATGTTGATCCAATTCCAATTGCTTCAGCCTCAATAGCTCAG GTTCATGGTGCCAAGCTCAGAGGCTCTCGGGAGGATGTGGTTATTAAGGTCTTGAAACCTGGTATAGAAGATATATTGGTTGCAGATCTCAACTTTGTTTACGTTGTTGCTCGTCTTTTGGAGTTTGTGAATCCTGAATTAAGCCGTACATCACTG GCTGGTATCGTACAAGACATACGGCAGTCCATGCTTGAAGAGGTTGACTTTCAAAAGGAGGCTGCAAACATAGAGTCATTTAGAAGATATTTGGAAGCAATGGGACTGACACAGCAAGCTACAGCTCCGAAAGTGTATTACCAGTGCAGCACACGACGTGTGTTGACTATGCAGAGGTTGTATGGTGTTCCTCTTACTGACCTAGACACGATAAGCTCTCTTGTTACTAGTCCAGAGACCAGTCTCATAACTGCTCTAAATGTTTG GTTTGGCAGTTTGCTTGCATGTGAATCCTTTCATGCAGATGTACACGCAGGGAATTTGTGGCTCTTGCGTGATGGCCGCATTGGGTTTCTTGATTTTG GAATCGTTGGCCGCATAGCCCCCAAAACTTGGGCTGCAATGGAAGTGTTTTTGTCATCAATTGCAACTGAAGAATATGAATCAATGGCTTCGGCCTTGATTGAAATGGGTGCTACAAACACAGATGTTGATTCCAAGGCCTTTGCAAGAGACTTGGAGAAAATATTTTCATCAATGAAG GACTTGGATACAGAAGTAGTTGTAGCGACAGCTAGGGGAACAACTACCGGGGCAACTGCTGTCTCTGCTAATGTGATTGTTGATGAGAGGCAGATGAATGCACTTTTCCTTGATGTG GTGCGGGTGAGCGAATCATATGGATTAAAATTTCCAAGGGAATTTGCACTTCTCTTGAAGCAGTTGCTGTATTTTGACCGGTACACCCGGTTACTGGCACCAAACTTAAACATGCTCCAGGATCAGAGGATCTCTATCGCTTCAAACCGAAGGACCAACTACAGGGACAACTTCAGATGA